Proteins encoded within one genomic window of Ostreibacterium oceani:
- a CDS encoding BCCT family transporter, translating to MSIKEPFTDVDIPTANTGFYEGQSIPLASISKLIMVVLVLWALIWSDSAGAILSSTKWDSLNIFNTFYIISVGAFAVFLFIIAAIPNSGRRRLSINNEGPEFSRFSWFAMMFGAGLGVGLMVFATAEPIWLWGSNPETVAGKVTGNTAEGLTAGYRYTFLHYGFHAWAIYVAAGLSMCYYAYTRGMPLTIRSALTPLFGRHVNGPLGAVIDIVGVIATILGVAVTIGFGVSQFINGLYAISGMEWMMDLTGEAPTPNRVGLIAGLIVIMAMSILSAVSGVGRGIKWLSNGNLVMSLILLMTFVIFGSFAFAMTTYGAALGDYLLHFFQLSFGAHGPQSVAEFSALPAVQQTGLSSEDLQAVYASATNAWGSLDSFRESLPENLASLPETTTAALYEAGTDGRLFGWQAGWTTFYWAWWIAFAPFVGLFLARISKGRTIREFVLGAVIAPSLVCWLWMTILGGTAIDLELTGVAEGAITGAENTAKLFVTLGYMLGDGSIILKSITIMSIVLILTFLVTSADSGILVINTIVSGGEEESDIRHRIIWGIVLTSVIGVLLFAGGGGLSALQDAMIIGALPFTIIMVLMCISLGKALYNDYRRESAE from the coding sequence ATGTCGATAAAAGAACCATTCACCGATGTAGATATACCCACCGCCAATACCGGGTTTTACGAAGGGCAGTCTATTCCGTTAGCGTCCATTTCAAAACTCATTATGGTAGTGCTTGTCCTGTGGGCATTGATTTGGTCAGATAGCGCAGGCGCAATACTGTCCAGTACCAAATGGGACAGCCTCAACATATTCAACACGTTTTACATTATTTCGGTTGGCGCATTTGCCGTCTTTTTATTCATTATTGCCGCCATCCCCAATTCGGGCAGGCGTCGATTAAGCATTAACAACGAAGGGCCTGAGTTTTCGCGTTTTTCTTGGTTTGCCATGATGTTTGGTGCGGGCTTGGGCGTTGGCTTGATGGTCTTTGCCACCGCAGAACCGATTTGGCTTTGGGGCTCTAACCCTGAAACCGTGGCAGGCAAAGTGACAGGCAACACCGCAGAGGGATTAACCGCTGGCTATCGCTACACCTTCTTACACTATGGGTTCCATGCGTGGGCCATTTATGTCGCCGCAGGGCTTAGCATGTGCTACTACGCCTATACGCGTGGTATGCCGCTGACCATTCGCTCAGCACTGACGCCACTATTTGGTCGCCATGTGAATGGTCCGCTCGGTGCGGTGATTGACATTGTTGGGGTGATTGCAACCATCCTCGGCGTTGCCGTCACGATTGGTTTTGGTGTTAGCCAATTCATTAATGGCTTATACGCCATTAGCGGCATGGAATGGATGATGGATTTAACAGGCGAGGCACCGACACCCAATCGTGTTGGATTAATCGCAGGGCTTATTGTGATTATGGCTATGTCGATTTTATCCGCCGTTTCAGGGGTTGGGCGCGGCATTAAGTGGCTATCCAATGGCAACCTAGTGATGTCACTCATCTTATTAATGACTTTTGTCATCTTTGGCTCGTTTGCTTTTGCCATGACTACTTATGGCGCCGCGTTAGGCGATTATTTATTGCACTTTTTCCAACTAAGTTTTGGTGCGCATGGCCCGCAGTCAGTCGCTGAGTTTAGCGCGCTACCTGCGGTTCAACAGACGGGTTTATCCAGCGAAGATTTACAAGCGGTATATGCCTCGGCGACCAATGCATGGGGCTCTTTGGATAGCTTCCGTGAAAGCTTACCCGAAAATCTTGCTAGCCTACCAGAAACCACCACTGCCGCCCTTTATGAAGCGGGTACAGATGGTCGCTTATTCGGTTGGCAAGCCGGCTGGACAACGTTCTACTGGGCTTGGTGGATTGCATTCGCTCCATTTGTTGGACTATTCCTTGCGCGCATTTCTAAAGGACGCACCATCCGTGAGTTCGTCCTAGGCGCGGTCATCGCCCCTTCGCTAGTATGCTGGTTGTGGATGACCATTCTCGGTGGCACAGCCATTGATTTAGAGCTTACAGGCGTTGCCGAAGGCGCTATTACAGGCGCTGAAAACACCGCTAAACTCTTTGTCACACTAGGCTATATGCTAGGCGATGGCAGCATCATACTAAAGAGCATTACTATCATGAGTATTGTGCTTATTCTGACTTTCTTAGTGACCTCGGCAGATAGTGGCATTTTGGTTATCAACACCATCGTCTCAGGCGGTGAAGAAGAAAGCGATATCCGTCACCGTATTATTTGGGGCATTGTATTAACATCAGTCATTGGGGTATTGCTATTTGCTGGCGGCGGCGGATTATCCGCGCTCCAAGATGCCATGATTATTGGCGCATTGCCCTTTACCATCATTATGGTATTGATGTGCATTTCCCTAGGAAAGGCACTCTATAATGACTATCGTCGTGAAAGTGCTGAGTAA
- a CDS encoding carbon-nitrogen hydrolase family protein — protein MKDTIENIDLQFLTIDDYEELKKAMIEAYPNMPDAYWKVSHIQSLISKFPDGQAVIKVNGLLAGCALSIIVDYSKFDDHHTYKDITGNYTFDTHTDDGDVLYGIDVFIKSEYRGLRLGRRLYDYRKELCEKLNLRGIVFGGRIPNYHKYAETLSPKEYIEKVKRKEIQDPVLNFQMSNDFHPSKILKGYLAGDDASNEYAILLKWDNVYYEKQNSLATTNKKVVRLGLIQWQMRLYKDLDELMQQAEYFVDAVSAYRADFALFPEFFNAPLMADNNHLPESEAIRELASHTPHIVQKFSELAIAYNINIITGSMPELVGDLLYNVGYLCRRDGTLERFEKLHVTPDEAKVWGLQGGHELTSFDTDCGKIGILVCYDVEFPELSRILADEGMDILFVPFLTDTQNGYSRVRHCAQARAIENECYVAIAGSVGNLPKVNNMDIQFAQSMVFTPCDFAFPANGIKAEATTNTEMILIADVDIDLLRELNQFGSVRNLKDRRNDLFELKKSNPKTPNKGE, from the coding sequence ATGAAAGATACCATAGAAAACATCGACCTTCAGTTTTTAACCATCGATGATTACGAAGAATTAAAAAAAGCAATGATAGAAGCCTACCCCAATATGCCTGATGCGTATTGGAAGGTTTCTCATATTCAGTCATTGATTTCCAAATTTCCTGACGGGCAAGCCGTTATCAAAGTCAACGGTTTGTTGGCAGGGTGTGCGTTATCCATTATTGTGGATTATAGCAAATTTGACGACCACCATACTTACAAAGACATCACCGGCAATTATACGTTTGACACTCATACTGATGATGGCGATGTGCTTTATGGCATTGATGTATTTATCAAATCTGAATATCGCGGCCTGCGATTAGGTCGCAGATTATACGACTATCGCAAAGAGTTATGCGAAAAACTAAACCTGCGCGGCATTGTCTTTGGCGGTAGAATCCCTAACTACCACAAATACGCTGAGACGCTGTCGCCCAAAGAATATATTGAAAAAGTCAAACGCAAGGAAATACAAGACCCTGTGTTAAATTTTCAAATGTCGAATGATTTTCATCCCTCCAAAATCTTAAAGGGCTATCTGGCAGGCGACGATGCATCAAATGAGTATGCCATTCTGTTGAAATGGGACAATGTTTATTATGAAAAACAAAATTCGCTAGCCACCACCAATAAAAAAGTCGTCAGGCTAGGGTTAATCCAATGGCAGATGCGATTATACAAAGACTTGGACGAATTAATGCAACAGGCTGAGTATTTTGTTGATGCGGTTTCTGCTTATCGTGCAGATTTTGCGCTGTTCCCTGAATTTTTTAATGCGCCGTTAATGGCCGATAACAACCACCTGCCTGAGTCAGAGGCGATCAGAGAGCTGGCCAGTCATACCCCACACATTGTGCAAAAATTCTCTGAATTAGCGATTGCGTATAATATCAATATTATCACTGGCAGCATGCCTGAATTAGTGGGTGATTTACTCTACAACGTCGGCTATTTATGCCGCCGCGACGGCACGCTGGAGCGCTTTGAAAAACTGCATGTAACGCCTGACGAAGCCAAAGTCTGGGGGCTGCAAGGCGGACATGAATTAACCTCATTTGACACTGACTGTGGAAAAATCGGCATTCTCGTCTGTTACGATGTTGAATTCCCTGAATTAAGCCGCATTTTAGCCGACGAAGGCATGGATATTTTGTTTGTCCCCTTTTTAACCGATACGCAAAATGGCTATTCCAGAGTTCGGCATTGCGCACAAGCCCGCGCCATTGAAAACGAATGCTACGTTGCCATCGCGGGCAGTGTCGGCAACCTACCCAAGGTTAACAATATGGATATCCAATTTGCCCAGTCTATGGTCTTTACACCCTGTGATTTTGCATTCCCTGCCAATGGGATAAAGGCCGAGGCAACGACCAACACCGAAATGATTTTAATCGCCGACGTCGATATTGATTTACTCAGAGAGCTGAACCAATTCGGCAGTGTGAGAAACCTTAAAGACCGCAGAAACGACTTGTTTGAATTAAAAAAATCCAATCCAAAAACACCAAATAAAGGCGAGTGA
- a CDS encoding class I SAM-dependent methyltransferase, translating into MTAKTTPQSTDNGSIQHTDTETCPLCHGRGDLFYRDCFFCCRDCLGIFKPTRFLPSPAAEKARYEQHNNDVNNLSYQRFVAPIVNAVKQDFCTDSIGLDFGAGTGPVISKLLTDAGYTLQQFDPFFCNQPEVLNAKYDYIVCCEVIEHFHNPDKEFTLLKQRLKPNGRLYCMTHLYTDEIDFANWYYKNDETHVFIYQRDTLTKIKGNYQFSELTITNRLSVFTN; encoded by the coding sequence ATGACGGCGAAAACGACACCCCAGTCAACAGACAATGGCAGCATTCAGCACACAGATACCGAAACCTGTCCGCTTTGCCACGGGCGTGGTGACTTGTTTTATCGAGATTGCTTTTTTTGTTGCCGCGATTGCTTAGGCATTTTCAAGCCAACACGCTTTTTGCCCAGCCCAGCGGCCGAAAAAGCGCGCTACGAACAGCATAATAATGACGTAAATAACCTGAGTTATCAACGCTTTGTCGCGCCCATTGTCAACGCTGTAAAACAAGACTTTTGCACCGACAGCATTGGCCTAGACTTCGGCGCAGGAACTGGCCCTGTGATTTCCAAACTCCTCACCGACGCGGGATACACGCTACAGCAATTTGATCCTTTTTTTTGCAATCAACCCGAGGTCCTCAACGCTAAATACGACTACATTGTTTGCTGCGAAGTGATTGAGCATTTTCATAACCCAGACAAAGAATTCACCCTGCTAAAGCAACGACTCAAGCCCAACGGTCGCCTTTATTGTATGACGCACCTATACACGGATGAAATTGATTTTGCCAATTGGTATTACAAAAACGATGAAACACATGTTTTTATTTATCAACGCGACACCCTGACGAAAATAAAGGGCAATTATCAATTTTCTGAATTAACCATTACTAATCGTTTATCGGTTTTCACCAACTAG
- a CDS encoding DUF4328 domain-containing protein has protein sequence MNEIKHTGTEMTADTDAEMMADKTTDEGVDNPYESPGESVYQQIEQAAGSQFIHSDGLTKCVVWALYAQVVVAVISIISGFMEYQLLTDYERGVYASQDEAVADGEANDRRQMVIAIGYGAVFIISGFLILKWVYRANYNARQLGAVGMKFTPGWSVGWYFIPIMSLWKPFQAMREIWQVSHNPKDWQSVEAGSILGAWWAFFLINGWLGRVVYNQSNRAEEIAEFKQAASLSLASDVVGIILALVTLLLVNKIYRAQIDQYNRLFSTP, from the coding sequence ATGAACGAAATAAAGCACACAGGCACTGAAATGACAGCTGATACAGATGCCGAAATGATGGCTGACAAAACAACAGATGAAGGTGTTGATAACCCTTATGAATCACCAGGGGAATCTGTGTATCAGCAAATTGAGCAAGCCGCAGGGAGCCAATTTATTCATTCAGATGGGCTAACGAAGTGTGTTGTTTGGGCGTTGTATGCACAAGTCGTAGTGGCGGTGATTTCGATAATTTCTGGGTTTATGGAGTACCAGCTACTGACAGACTATGAACGCGGTGTCTATGCGTCACAGGACGAGGCTGTTGCCGATGGAGAAGCGAACGACAGGCGCCAAATGGTTATTGCCATAGGATACGGGGCTGTGTTTATTATATCGGGTTTTTTGATTCTTAAATGGGTTTATCGCGCGAATTATAATGCAAGGCAGTTGGGGGCTGTTGGTATGAAATTTACTCCAGGTTGGTCTGTTGGTTGGTACTTTATCCCGATTATGTCACTTTGGAAACCCTTTCAGGCGATGCGAGAGATATGGCAAGTCAGTCATAATCCAAAGGATTGGCAATCGGTAGAAGCTGGCTCAATTTTGGGTGCTTGGTGGGCTTTTTTCTTAATCAATGGCTGGCTTGGACGCGTGGTATACAATCAGTCTAACCGCGCAGAAGAAATTGCCGAATTTAAACAGGCGGCTTCCCTAAGCCTCGCATCCGATGTGGTCGGTATTATTTTGGCGTTGGTGACTTTGTTACTCGTCAATAAAATTTATCGTGCGCAAATCGACCAATACAATAGGCTTTTCAGTACACCATGA
- a CDS encoding membrane dipeptidase: MRIDGLQYCAWSETIFRQWRASGLDAVHVTIAYHENFRETVLNVEQWNRWFERHDDLILHGQTAADVALAHETQRTAVFFGFQNPSPIEDDIGLVEVWHKLGARFMQLSYNNQSLLATGCYESDDAGITRMGKAVIKEMNRVGLVVDMSHSADRSTIEAAEISARPIAITHANVYAWHPALRNKQDSVIRAVTDNGGMLGFSLYPHHLKNKSDCTLDDFCTMIADAVAKYGIAHFGIGSDLCQDQPDRIVEWMRVGRWTKDIDYGEGSADAPGFPTMPEWFRDNRDWPNLAQGLVAKGFTASEVNALLGGNWYRFFAENFTPQSGEAGI; the protein is encoded by the coding sequence ATGCGCATTGACGGCCTGCAATATTGCGCATGGTCGGAGACGATTTTTCGTCAGTGGCGTGCTAGTGGGCTAGACGCAGTTCACGTGACGATTGCTTATCATGAAAATTTTCGTGAGACCGTGTTGAATGTCGAACAATGGAATCGCTGGTTTGAGCGCCATGACGATTTAATTCTACATGGACAAACGGCAGCCGATGTGGCGTTGGCTCATGAGACGCAGCGCACGGCGGTGTTCTTTGGCTTTCAAAACCCGTCGCCTATAGAGGATGATATTGGGTTGGTTGAAGTTTGGCACAAATTGGGCGCGCGATTTATGCAGCTAAGCTATAACAACCAATCCTTATTGGCGACGGGCTGCTATGAATCAGATGATGCGGGCATTACTCGCATGGGCAAAGCCGTGATTAAAGAAATGAACCGTGTGGGGTTGGTCGTTGATATGAGCCACTCTGCTGACCGTTCAACGATTGAGGCCGCCGAAATTAGCGCGCGCCCGATTGCGATAACGCATGCCAATGTATACGCGTGGCATCCTGCGCTACGAAATAAGCAAGACTCTGTGATACGCGCGGTTACCGATAATGGCGGTATGCTAGGGTTTTCATTATACCCGCATCATTTAAAAAACAAATCAGACTGCACGCTGGATGATTTTTGTACGATGATAGCCGATGCGGTTGCCAAATACGGTATTGCACATTTTGGTATTGGCAGTGACCTGTGCCAAGACCAGCCCGATCGTATTGTCGAATGGATGCGTGTTGGGCGTTGGACCAAAGACATTGACTACGGCGAAGGCTCTGCTGATGCCCCTGGGTTTCCAACCATGCCTGAATGGTTTCGTGATAACCGCGACTGGCCAAATTTGGCACAGGGGTTAGTGGCTAAAGGCTTTACAGCCAGTGAAGTCAATGCGTTGTTAGGGGGGAATTGGTATCGGTTTTTCGCAGAAAACTTCACGCCCCAATCGGGCGAAGCGGGTATCTAA
- a CDS encoding LysR family transcriptional regulator → MAIKVEMLRYFVTVVESGSLESAALVLNRTPSAVSMMLKQFEETLGLALFASSRKNKLTPAGQKIYTIATREVAHFEQTIRALSGVAKAVTGSIKIAVTPSIASAVLPVIMRDYIAAHPNLQIEVRDMTSLQVVDAINRQQADVGIACCDDKANLYTHHLFSDRFGFVCRKDHPTIGNKIDEWGRMTWADIQDAYFIVNDLCKFIQDPDFVTIRRKSNLSAPNTASLLGMIRAGIGVSILPELAAIMLEPDLCFLPLKATESKREIYLLSQPLQSLTPAAKAFVGTAEAFDYRAYLIQKN, encoded by the coding sequence ATGGCAATTAAAGTTGAGATGCTACGGTATTTTGTCACCGTTGTTGAGAGTGGTAGTTTAGAGTCAGCCGCATTGGTGCTTAATCGCACACCGTCTGCGGTGTCGATGATGCTAAAACAATTTGAAGAGACCTTGGGACTGGCGTTATTTGCAAGCAGTCGTAAAAACAAACTCACACCAGCGGGGCAAAAAATATACACCATTGCCACGCGCGAAGTGGCGCACTTTGAGCAAACCATTCGTGCGCTCAGTGGGGTTGCTAAGGCGGTGACGGGCTCGATTAAAATTGCGGTGACGCCTTCTATCGCCAGTGCGGTATTGCCCGTGATTATGCGCGACTATATTGCGGCGCATCCGAATTTGCAGATTGAGGTACGAGACATGACCTCGCTACAGGTTGTTGACGCGATTAATAGACAACAAGCCGATGTGGGCATCGCCTGTTGTGATGATAAGGCCAACTTGTATACCCACCATTTGTTTTCTGATCGGTTTGGCTTTGTTTGTCGCAAAGATCATCCTACCATTGGCAATAAAATAGACGAATGGGGACGCATGACATGGGCAGATATTCAGGACGCCTATTTCATCGTCAATGACCTATGTAAATTTATTCAAGATCCAGATTTTGTCACCATTCGCCGCAAATCTAACCTCAGCGCACCGAATACGGCGTCGTTGTTGGGGATGATTCGCGCAGGAATTGGCGTGAGTATTTTGCCTGAATTGGCGGCAATTATGTTAGAGCCTGATTTGTGCTTTTTACCGCTTAAAGCAACTGAATCTAAACGTGAAATTTATTTATTGTCACAGCCTTTGCAATCGTTAACGCCTGCGGCAAAGGCCTTTGTTGGTACGGCAGAGGCTTTTGATTACCGCGCCTATTTGATTCAGAAAAACTGA
- a CDS encoding aldehyde dehydrogenase family protein has protein sequence MTHHHNFIAGHWMDGESAITNINPSDLSDEIGTYAQASSAQLNQALEQAKIAQIQWAGYALERKQTVLHNIGQALMARAEELGTLLSREEGKPLAEGKGEVYRAGQFFTYYAAEVLRQLGQNADSVRAGVDIDIRREPIGTVAVISPWNFPTATAAWKIAPALAFGNAVVWKPANLTPASAVALTDIIAQQDIPAGLFSLVMGAGREIGQALVESPMVDAITFTGSVDVGRQIAQSAIGNLTKLQMEMGSKNALVVMDDADVDLAVSLAVGGAFGGTGQKCTASSRLVVHRAIHDEFVDKLVKATTAMRVGHALAADTQMGPVVSDTQLQQNLNYVKTGQAEGATLLCGGERVERNTDGYYMTPGVFVDTNNQMQINREELFAPLTAVIAVADYEQALATVNDTRFGLTSGIVTQRLSVAHDFRRRAQTGVVTINLPTAGTDYHVPFGGRGDSSYGSREQGQQAIEFYTQMKTTYMASGDPT, from the coding sequence ATGACGCACCACCACAATTTTATCGCGGGTCATTGGATGGACGGAGAATCTGCCATCACCAACATTAATCCATCGGATTTGTCGGATGAAATAGGCACGTATGCGCAGGCATCTAGCGCACAACTAAACCAAGCATTGGAGCAAGCGAAAATTGCCCAGATACAGTGGGCAGGTTATGCGTTGGAGCGCAAACAGACGGTTTTGCACAACATTGGACAAGCACTGATGGCACGCGCTGAGGAGCTAGGCACGCTGCTTTCTCGTGAAGAAGGCAAGCCCTTAGCCGAAGGCAAAGGCGAAGTTTATCGCGCCGGGCAATTTTTTACCTATTACGCCGCTGAAGTGTTGCGCCAATTGGGGCAAAATGCAGATTCGGTACGGGCAGGGGTTGATATTGATATTCGCCGTGAGCCGATTGGCACGGTGGCGGTGATTTCGCCGTGGAATTTCCCGACGGCAACCGCGGCTTGGAAGATCGCACCCGCGCTTGCGTTTGGTAATGCGGTGGTCTGGAAGCCTGCCAACTTAACCCCCGCATCAGCAGTTGCACTCACCGACATTATTGCCCAGCAAGACATTCCAGCGGGTTTGTTTTCGTTAGTCATGGGTGCAGGGCGCGAAATTGGTCAGGCGTTGGTTGAAAGTCCGATGGTCGATGCCATTACCTTTACGGGTTCTGTCGATGTGGGGCGGCAAATTGCCCAAAGTGCCATTGGTAATTTGACCAAGCTACAAATGGAAATGGGGTCTAAAAATGCCTTGGTGGTAATGGATGATGCCGATGTGGATTTGGCGGTTAGTCTCGCGGTCGGTGGGGCTTTTGGTGGTACGGGGCAAAAATGTACCGCGTCTTCGCGGTTGGTGGTGCATCGTGCAATCCACGATGAATTTGTCGACAAACTGGTCAAAGCCACCACCGCAATGCGTGTCGGGCATGCGCTTGCAGCTGATACGCAAATGGGGCCTGTGGTCAGTGACACGCAGCTACAACAAAATCTCAATTATGTCAAAACGGGTCAAGCAGAAGGCGCAACACTACTTTGCGGTGGCGAAAGGGTTGAGCGGAATACCGACGGATATTACATGACACCTGGCGTATTTGTGGATACCAACAACCAAATGCAAATTAACCGCGAAGAGTTGTTTGCACCGTTGACAGCGGTAATCGCTGTAGCGGATTACGAACAGGCGTTAGCCACAGTCAATGATACGCGATTTGGGCTAACATCGGGGATTGTGACGCAACGCTTGTCGGTTGCGCATGATTTTCGTCGCCGTGCCCAAACGGGTGTCGTGACAATTAATCTACCGACCGCAGGCACAGATTACCATGTGCCCTTTGGTGGTCGCGGCGATAGCTCGTATGGTTCGCGTGAACAAGGGCAACAGGCGATTGAATTTTACACCCAGATGAAAACCACCTATATGGCGAGTGGTGATCCGACATGA
- a CDS encoding Ldh family oxidoreductase: protein MHLPISQIREISYQALRKHGAIDWIAAAVADAVAVAEAKGNKICGLYYLESYCQQLQTGRVQGHLTPIVSQPKPSAVYVDAQFGFAQAAFAKGLPKAIETAQSQGICVLSVAHAHTCTSLGYFTEQIAHAGLIGIGMTNASAIVSPPNGNQPVIGTNPIAMSVPAQSGGIAFQFDQSTSAVALGKITMAKAAGTKIPLGWAIDAAGQPTDDPEKALGGSLCSAGGYKGWGFGLMAEIFAAGLTGSVNSSDVAALKAPEGKPHDLGQCYLLIDPQINQHESFWQRLSQLTEAVNAQDGARLPGSIDKSSNAVDVDRALWDKLQLLIKDSES from the coding sequence ATTCACTTACCCATCAGTCAAATTCGGGAAATCAGTTACCAAGCACTACGTAAACATGGTGCGATTGATTGGATTGCCGCCGCTGTCGCAGATGCGGTTGCTGTCGCCGAAGCCAAAGGCAACAAAATTTGTGGACTCTACTACTTAGAAAGCTATTGTCAGCAACTCCAAACGGGGCGTGTTCAAGGCCATTTAACACCGATTGTCAGCCAACCCAAGCCGAGCGCTGTCTATGTTGACGCCCAATTTGGGTTTGCCCAAGCCGCATTCGCCAAAGGCCTACCCAAGGCGATTGAAACCGCCCAAAGCCAAGGTATTTGCGTCTTATCTGTCGCGCACGCCCACACCTGTACATCGCTGGGCTATTTTACCGAACAAATTGCACACGCTGGGTTGATTGGCATCGGCATGACCAATGCGTCTGCGATAGTCTCACCCCCCAATGGCAACCAACCCGTCATTGGCACTAACCCTATCGCCATGTCGGTGCCCGCACAATCAGGCGGCATTGCCTTTCAATTTGACCAGAGCACTTCTGCTGTCGCGCTTGGCAAAATCACGATGGCCAAAGCCGCAGGCACCAAAATTCCGCTTGGCTGGGCGATTGATGCAGCGGGACAACCCACCGATGATCCTGAAAAAGCGTTGGGCGGTTCATTATGCTCAGCGGGCGGCTACAAAGGCTGGGGATTTGGTTTGATGGCTGAGATTTTTGCCGCAGGCCTGACAGGGTCAGTTAATTCAAGCGATGTCGCCGCACTAAAAGCCCCCGAGGGCAAACCGCACGACCTCGGTCAATGCTATTTGCTTATTGACCCTCAGATTAATCAACACGAGTCTTTTTGGCAACGGCTATCACAACTGACAGAAGCCGTTAACGCCCAAGACGGCGCACGTCTACCAGGCAGTATAGACAAATCAAGTAACGCGGTTGACGTCGATCGCGCGCTATGGGATAAGCTTCAGTTGCTGATTAAAGATAGCGAATCGTAG